The genomic region GGGCGCGCCCCGCCGTGCGCCTGGCCTTCATCGAGGCCAGGCCTTGGCCCAATACCTTGGTCGAATATTGCGGGAATCGTTCCAGCCAGAGATCGTGGATCGTCACGATGCCGCCGTACCGTCCGACCGTGTGGAGCTTGAAGTTGGTGCCATGATAGAGGTCCAGGCGATCCGTCCGTCCCCGCCACCGCATCGCCCACTTCGCCGCCTCGACCCACGTGATCCGTCCGCCGGTACGCCAGGACCGCGCGTCGTCCGGCAGCACCGAGCCAGGCCGCAGATAGCCGATGAATTCGACGTCGTCGGCGCCGGCCAGCATGGCCTCCAGCAAATAATAGGTGTGCCAACCGACCCCGCCGCGGTCGCCGACGATGGGACTCGCGTCAATGCCGATCCGCATGCCCGCCCCGCTGTTCGACCACCGCTTCACGATAGATCCGCTCGAGATCCGCAACCGTCCTGTCCAGATCGAAGCGCGCGCGCGCGCGGGAGAATCCTTTGGCGCCCATCCGCACGCGCCGCGGCTCGTCGCCCAATAATTCGAGAACCGCCGCCCGCAACCGTTCCGAATCGCCGGGCGCGACCAACAACCCCGTCTCTCCCTGCTCCACCACCTCCGGCACGCCGCCGGTCCTGGTCGCCACCACGGCTTTGCCTGCCGCCATGGCCTCGACCAGCGCGATACCGAATCCTTCCATGAGCGCCGGATGCACATAGAGGTCCAGCGCGTCGAGGAAGGGCCGGATCGGATCTTGAAATCCCACCATGTGAATCCGCTCCGTGATTCCCAAGTCAACCGCCAATGCCCGCAACGACGCGGCGTAAGCAGGCTCCGCGGTTCCGGCCAACAAATAATGCACGTCGGGATGAACCGCGAGAATGCCGGGAAGCGCCCGCAGCATCACCTCGTATCCTTTGCGCGGGAACAGATTGGCCGCGGTGCCCAGAAGCAGCGCCGCGGCCGGAACGCCCAACCGTCGGCGGACCTCGGCCACGTCGGATCGATCGCCTCCCGCCGCCGTCTCGGCCCGGCGGGAAAAATCGATCCCGCTGTAGACCATGCGCAGCTTCCGGGTTTCGACGCCGCCGGCCTTCAGCGATTCAGCCACGTGTTCGGAAATGCCGATGACCCGCTCGATCCGGTCGAGTTCATAACGGCGCACCTTCTCCGGTTCGATCTCCTGGCGCACGTGGGCGACGATCGGCGGAGACGCGGCTGCTCCGCGGAGCGCGCCGAGCGTGTGCGGCACCCACCAGATGTCGTTGACGTGCAGGAGCGCCGGGCGCAGGCGATCCACCAGGTCGCGCAACCGGCCCACGCTCCGCCACCGCACGAACGGGGAAAACCATTTTCTCCAGGGGACCAGCGCGAGCGGATGCACGGTAAGGCCTTCGCGTTCCAACAGAGTCCGAAATGGGCCTTCCGCCGGGCAGACGACGTGAGGCTCCCAGGCCGCACGGTCGAGCCGCGCCAGAACCGCCAGCAAGTCATGCTCCGCGCCGCCGACGGCGCCGACGCCGTGGATGTAGAGAATTCGCTGAGCCACTAGGCGGGACCCCGAGAAGCCGCCGGCGTTCTCGTCGCATCCCACAGCTTCGCATACTTGACGAAGGTGTACATGCTGGCGAAGAGGCACACGATCAACCCGCGGACCCCGTCCCGATAGCCCCGCTTGAGCAGATAGGTCTTGAGGAAGACGACCAGCGGGCGCGCCAGGAGATCGCGGCGGCGCACGGTGGAGACCGTCCTGCCTTTTTCGCGCGCGGCCAGCGTCGTATAGAGGCCGAACTTTCTGAAGTGGTCGTCGATGCGGCGTTCGGTCTGGTGCTCGAAGGGCTGCACCAGTTTTCCGATTGTTCCGCGCACGATGAGATTTTCATGCACCGGCACGTCGTTGTAGGCCGCCGTTCCCTTGCGGACCAGGCGGATCTGATAGTCGGGATACAGGCCGGCATGGCGGATCCAGGCGCCGTAGTAGAAATTCATCCGGGGGATCTCATAGGCGACCGGATCGCCCTCCGTCCACCGGCTCAGAAGGGAGCGGATCTCCTCCGCGAGCGGACCCGGCACCCGTTCGTCCGCATCAACGATGAGGATCCAGTCGGACGCCGCCCGCTCCATACCGAAGTTCTTCTGAGGCCCGAAGCCGGGCCAGGGCCGGACCACCACGTCGGCGCCGGCGGCGCGCGCCAATTCGGCCGTCCGATCCTTGCTCTCCGCATCGATGACCAGGCGCTCCTCGGTCCAGCGGACGGACGCGAGGCAGTCGGCGATGTTGATTTCCTCGTTCTTGGTGATGATCAGCGCAGTGACGGCCGGCACGGGCTGCTCCTCTCGCGCATCACGGCAGGCGCGACGCGGCCGGCGATCCCAGCGCGGCGAACTGCCGGCGATACTGCTCGACCACCCGCTGCGGAGGAACCCAGAGCCGCCGCCACGCGCTCAGCCGATCGAGTTCCAGTGCGAGTTTCTTAAGCGGTTTGCCGAGCCGCCGGCCCACGGATTCGCCCAGGCCTGAACGGGCGAAATCCTCCGGCTTACACCAGAGGTCGGCCTGCTCGCGCCGATCCCATTTCTGATCGATCGACCATCGTTCGTGCGTACAGGCGAAGGGCTCCCTCTTGCTTTTGACCGTGGCGCGGATGAAGTGATGCACGAACGTGGCGCCGAGCACCATGCAGCGGCGCAGGTCTCCGGTGGTGAGCTCCCGCTTGCGCAGCGTGTAGTAGAGATCCCAATCAGCCGCCTGCACGCGCTCGTCGAGACCGCCGATCTTCTCGTAGGCCGACCGCCGGATCATGACGCAGGATCCGACGATGCCCTCGAAGACCGTGTCGGAGAAGGCTCGATGCACTTCCTCGCAATAGCCTTCCCAATCTCCATACATGACCCGCACCATCGTGCGCAGCCGGTCCGCCGGCTTCCCGCTGGAGAGGCGGCCCTGGCCGATGGCGGCCCAGCGCCCCTGCATCCAATCGGTCAAGGCCGGCGTCGGCATCATTTCCAAGCCGAGCGGCGAGGCCACGTCGAGCTCGAGCCGATCCATGGCTTTGGTCAGCCGGCCGTTCCAGCCTGGCGCGACGTACAGATCGTTGTTGATGTGGCACAGCATGTCGCCGCGAGCGGCGCGCGAGCCCAGGTTCATGGACTCCGGATAGCAGAGGTTCCGGTCGTTGCGGATCACGCGGCATCCTTCCGCCTCGAAAAAATCGGCGGAGCCGTCCGACGAATGGTTGTCGATGACGATCACTTCATAGGAGCCGGTCGTGTAGGCCTTTATACCTTCCAGAAAAAGTTGGTTATGGCCCAGCTGGTTGTGGACGGCGACGATGATGCTCAGCATAGGGGGCAGTGATCTCCTTTGGTGCTATCCTCGGAAGCCCCGCTTCAATACCTCGCGATAGAACCGCGGGTTGAGCCACCGGCTCCGGCGTTCGGCCCAGCGGGCAGCGCCGCGAATCCTCTCCTGCATGACGGCCGGATGCCGGCCCGAGAATTCCTTGAGCACCGCGTAATCGTCGAATTGGAAAGCCTCTTGACGGTAGAGACCGGCCTGGTCCGCCGGCGGGGTATCTCCGTGATGGCGGCTGATCTGTTCCTTGACCTTCGCCAGCATGACCTTCGGGTCCTTGACCCACCCATAGTGAAAGATGCGGGCGCCGGACCAGGCGAGCCATTCCTTCGGGCCGCTCTGCAAGTATTGCTGGGTCGGTTTGAAATGAAATCCCACCGCGTCGCCGCAGGACTCGACCTCGCCGTTGTTGCGAATGACCCGCACCGCCTTGTGATAGAACCAGGGATTCGTGGACCAGTAGTCCGCCACGAAATGCAGATAGCGGAATAACAGTCCCTTCACCGCGGTATTGCCCAATTCGCGGCGCATGGAATCTTGTAGAGCGCCCAAGTCATCCTCGTGCATGACTTCGTCGGCTTGCATGTAGAGCGCCCAATCACCCTTGCAGCGGGCGAGCGCGATGTTGGTCTGCTGCGAATAAATCAGTCCGTCCTTGCGCAGCATCTCGTCCCACACCGACTCGACGATCTTGATTTTGGGATCGCCGATGGAGCGGATCAATTCGAGCGTGCCGTCGTCGCAGCGCCCGACGTTGACGACGAACTCGTCGCAGATCGGGAGCACGGAACGGATGGACTCCACCACCGGATAGTCGTACTTCACCGCGTTCCGGCAGAACGTGAATCCGCTGACCTTCATGCCGCGTCTCCCGGCCGATTCCCCGATGATGCGGCGCGCGGCGCGGAACTCCGCGTCGAAGTAGGACCGTCCGTCAGCTCCCAGAACTTCGCGTATTTCATGACGGTGTAATAGGCATAGAGCCCGGAAAGAATCAACCCCGGCATGCCGTCGAGAAAGCCGCGCCGCTGCACGTACATCTTGGCGAAGGCTCCGAACGGATGGGTGAAGAGCTGCAGGATGGAGAAGCGTCGTCCCTGTTCGACCATCCGCTCGGCCATCAATGTGGAATAGCGATTCTGCTTCTGGATGTAATGGTCGAGATCCCGGAAGGGATATTGGAGGGCCGGCTGCGTGAGATGCGCGACCGGTCCGTCGCACTCGAAGCTTTCGTGGACCAGTTCCTCCCGGTAACGGAACCGATTCTTGCGGAAGAGTTGCGGCTGGCGGTAATCGGGATACCAGCCGCAATGTTCGATCCAGCGGCCGAGGAAATAGTTTTTCCGCGGCACGAAGTAGGCGTCCGCCTCCGGTCTCTGGTCGAGCAGGCGTTGGATTTCCTCGCGCAATTCCGGCGTCATCCGTTCATCGCTGTCCAGGCTGAATACCCACTCGTGCGAGCAGTGGGCGACGGCCTGGTTGCGCAGCCGGCCGAACCCGTTGAACTCGACCTGGTAGACCTTGTCGGTGAATTCCCGCGCGATGGCGGCCGTACGGTCGGTGCTGTGGGAATCGACGACGATCAGTTCATCCGCCCACGCGACCGATTCCAGGCAGGCCCGCATGTTGGGCTCATCGTTGTAGGCGATGACATAGACGGAATAGCCGGCCATCTCAGCCGCCCCGTCCGGACGTCGAACCGCCCGCCGGACTCCGCGTCAAACTTTGCGCCAAACTTTGATAGACCGCTTCCATCCGGTCCAACATCTTGTCGATGGAGTAGGATCCCTCTACCAACGCCCGGCCATTCGCGCCCAAACGGGAGCGCAGTCCGGCATCGCCCAGGAGATGCGCGATCCGGTCCGCCAACGCCAGACCATCTCGCGGAGGCACGACATAGCCGGTTTGGCCGTCGATGACGACGTCGGGGATGGACCCGATCGTCGTGGAGACGACCGGGATGCCGAGCGCCAGAGCCTGCATCAAGACCTGCGGGATCGTGTCGCCTTCGACGGAGGGAATCGCGAACACGTCCAGCGACCGGAACACGTCCAGCAGATCGTCGCGAAATCCCAATAGTCTGATTCGCCAAGCCGCGCCCGACTGCTCGATGCGGCGGCGGATCGACTGCTCTTCCGGTCCTTCGCCTACGATCACGAAGGTGACGTCGTCTCGCTGCGCCGCGATCCGCCCGGCGGCTTCGATGAAGTATTCGTGGCCTTTGTACGTGCGCAAATAGGAAATGATGCCGACCAGCAGATGTGTCGCCGGAAGCCCCAATTCGCGCCGGAGGTCGCGCGCGGGCGGCCCGGGCCGAAAGTGCGCGACGTCGAGTCCGATCGGAAAGGCGGCGACGCGTCCCGGCTCGAGGCCGTCGCGTTCGATCAGATCGCGCCTGGTCCGTTCCCCGCCGGTGACCACCACCATGTCGAGCAGGCGGCGATACAGCAACTGCGTGGTCATGTTCCGGTTCAACGGCGTCGAGATGTGGCGGATTCTGATGATTTTCGGCCTTGGCTTCACCAGACGGACCGCGATGCAGCCGATCCAGCTGTCCCGGGAACTATTGACCTGAAGGATGGCGGGACGCTCCCGATACATGAGCCCCCGCAGTGCGACGATCGCCTGGGGATACCGGTTTCGGCGCATGGAGAGGAGCGTGACCGGCAGCCCTTTCTCTTGCGCCATGGCGGCGATGGGGCTGCCCGGCTCCAGAATCAAGCGCAGCCGGTGGCCCCGCTTCACCAGTCCTTCCGCGTGCAGGAGCACGGCCAGTTCCTGTCCGCCGACCGCCGTGCTGGATTCTGAGATGAAGAGGTTCACGAGCCCACATTATTCATGACGGTTCGTCGCGAAATCACGAAGTCGCCGAGCGAGACGGGCGCGTGGAGCCGCGAGAGAGGGAGGCGTCCTTGAACAGGACGTTGACCGAGCGAGGGGCGAGCCCGCCCGCCGGCATGCCAGGAAGCCCGCATGCCAGCTTGTCGGAGCGGTGAATCCGTGATTGCAGCAGAAGCGTTCATGAATAATGTGGGCTAGGATTGCGCCGAGCGTCGAGGCAGACTTGCCACAACCGAGAAGGCCCGGTCAACCGTTATGTCGGTCAGGCAGGCGAGATGTTTCGAATTCGAGCAGGTCCTGCTGAAGCAGGGGCTGCAAGGGACCGGATGCATGAGCACGCCGTGGCCGGCTCCGTAGGGCCCGGTGCACAACGGGCTGGTCGGGCCGAACATGGCGGCCACCGGCGTGCCGACGGCGGCCGCGACATGCATCGGCCCGGAATCATTCGTGACCAACAGGTCGGCGCGCCCGAGCAGGGCCGGCAAAAGTCCTACGGGGAGCGCGCCGCAGAGATCCAGCGACCGGGCCTTCATCAACGCCTTGACCTGCGCGACTTCCGCGCGCTCGTTCGGCCCGCCGATGAACAGAACGGAGCCGATCCCACGCTGCACGATCAAATCGGAGAGCGCGGCGAACGAGGCGACCGGCCACCGCTTCGTGGGCCAACGCGCGGACACGTTGACCGCGACAAACCGTTCCCCGGCCGTCCAGCCCGCCTGCTTGAGGGCCCGATCCACCGTCTCGTGATCCCGGTGAGGAATGCGGAACTTGAATTCGGCCGGATGCTCGTCCGCTCCCAGGGCCTTGGCCACCAGAAGATACCGGTCCACCGCGTGCATGTTGGGATGCGGCACCGGCACGTGCCTGGTGTAAAACCAGGGGCTGCCCTCGCGCGCGTTGGCGAATCCGATCCGTTCGGGAACGCCGCTCAACCTCGCCATCGCCGCGCTGCGGAACAGGCCCTGCAAATCGATGGCAAGATCGAACCGGTCGGCGCGCAGAGCCGGTACGAGCGACAACCAGCCCTTCACCCCCGGTTCCACTTCCCACAGATGATCGACCCCGTCGATCCGCTCGACCAATCCCGCCCACTGTCGCTTGACCAGCCACCCGACCGTGGCCCCCGGATGGGCACGCCGCACTGCCGCAAGCGCAGGCATCGCGTGCACGATGTCGCCGAGGGAGCTGGGCTTGATGAATAGGATGTGCTGATACGCCTTCATAGGTCCGTTGTAGACGCCTGATTATCCGATTCGCTCGTCATCCGGCCGACCGGTCGCCTGCCTGTGTCATGGTATCGGCGCGCAGTTCCGCGTCCTTGAGAATCCATTCGGCCGCTTCGATCATCGTCCGTGCGATAAGATCCGGCATCGCCTGTTCGGTCTTGAGTTGCGCCTTGATCGCTTCATCGACTGCTCCCGGCACCAGGAGCACGGACTTGGCGCCGATGACGTGCGCCAATTGAATGTCTCGCGCGTGATCGCCGACGAGGTAGCACCGGCGCAAATCGAGCTGCAGCTCGGCCACGGCCCGATCGACCATCCCACGCGCAGGTTTACGGCAGCGGCAAC from Nitrospira japonica harbors:
- a CDS encoding glycosyltransferase family 4 protein; amino-acid sequence: MAQRILYIHGVGAVGGAEHDLLAVLARLDRAAWEPHVVCPAEGPFRTLLEREGLTVHPLALVPWRKWFSPFVRWRSVGRLRDLVDRLRPALLHVNDIWWVPHTLGALRGAAASPPIVAHVRQEIEPEKVRRYELDRIERVIGISEHVAESLKAGGVETRKLRMVYSGIDFSRRAETAAGGDRSDVAEVRRRLGVPAAALLLGTAANLFPRKGYEVMLRALPGILAVHPDVHYLLAGTAEPAYAASLRALAVDLGITERIHMVGFQDPIRPFLDALDLYVHPALMEGFGIALVEAMAAGKAVVATRTGGVPEVVEQGETGLLVAPGDSERLRAAVLELLGDEPRRVRMGAKGFSRARARFDLDRTVADLERIYREAVVEQRGGHADRH
- a CDS encoding glycosyltransferase family 2 protein; translation: MAGYSVYVIAYNDEPNMRACLESVAWADELIVVDSHSTDRTAAIAREFTDKVYQVEFNGFGRLRNQAVAHCSHEWVFSLDSDERMTPELREEIQRLLDQRPEADAYFVPRKNYFLGRWIEHCGWYPDYRQPQLFRKNRFRYREELVHESFECDGPVAHLTQPALQYPFRDLDHYIQKQNRYSTLMAERMVEQGRRFSILQLFTHPFGAFAKMYVQRRGFLDGMPGLILSGLYAYYTVMKYAKFWELTDGPTSTRSSAPRAASSGNRPGDAA
- a CDS encoding glycosyltransferase family 2 protein, which translates into the protein MLSIIVAVHNQLGHNQLFLEGIKAYTTGSYEVIVIDNHSSDGSADFFEAEGCRVIRNDRNLCYPESMNLGSRAARGDMLCHINNDLYVAPGWNGRLTKAMDRLELDVASPLGLEMMPTPALTDWMQGRWAAIGQGRLSSGKPADRLRTMVRVMYGDWEGYCEEVHRAFSDTVFEGIVGSCVMIRRSAYEKIGGLDERVQAADWDLYYTLRKRELTTGDLRRCMVLGATFVHHFIRATVKSKREPFACTHERWSIDQKWDRREQADLWCKPEDFARSGLGESVGRRLGKPLKKLALELDRLSAWRRLWVPPQRVVEQYRRQFAALGSPAASRLP
- a CDS encoding glycosyltransferase, giving the protein MKVSGFTFCRNAVKYDYPVVESIRSVLPICDEFVVNVGRCDDGTLELIRSIGDPKIKIVESVWDEMLRKDGLIYSQQTNIALARCKGDWALYMQADEVMHEDDLGALQDSMRRELGNTAVKGLLFRYLHFVADYWSTNPWFYHKAVRVIRNNGEVESCGDAVGFHFKPTQQYLQSGPKEWLAWSGARIFHYGWVKDPKVMLAKVKEQISRHHGDTPPADQAGLYRQEAFQFDDYAVLKEFSGRHPAVMQERIRGAARWAERRSRWLNPRFYREVLKRGFRG
- a CDS encoding glycosyltransferase family 9 protein — encoded protein: MKAYQHILFIKPSSLGDIVHAMPALAAVRRAHPGATVGWLVKRQWAGLVERIDGVDHLWEVEPGVKGWLSLVPALRADRFDLAIDLQGLFRSAAMARLSGVPERIGFANAREGSPWFYTRHVPVPHPNMHAVDRYLLVAKALGADEHPAEFKFRIPHRDHETVDRALKQAGWTAGERFVAVNVSARWPTKRWPVASFAALSDLIVQRGIGSVLFIGGPNERAEVAQVKALMKARSLDLCGALPVGLLPALLGRADLLVTNDSGPMHVAAAVGTPVAAMFGPTSPLCTGPYGAGHGVLMHPVPCSPCFSRTCSNSKHLACLTDITVDRAFSVVASLPRRSAQS
- a CDS encoding glycosyltransferase family 2 protein — protein: MPAVTALIITKNEEINIADCLASVRWTEERLVIDAESKDRTAELARAAGADVVVRPWPGFGPQKNFGMERAASDWILIVDADERVPGPLAEEIRSLLSRWTEGDPVAYEIPRMNFYYGAWIRHAGLYPDYQIRLVRKGTAAYNDVPVHENLIVRGTIGKLVQPFEHQTERRIDDHFRKFGLYTTLAAREKGRTVSTVRRRDLLARPLVVFLKTYLLKRGYRDGVRGLIVCLFASMYTFVKYAKLWDATRTPAASRGPA
- a CDS encoding glycosyltransferase family 4 protein; translated protein: MNLFISESSTAVGGQELAVLLHAEGLVKRGHRLRLILEPGSPIAAMAQEKGLPVTLLSMRRNRYPQAIVALRGLMYRERPAILQVNSSRDSWIGCIAVRLVKPRPKIIRIRHISTPLNRNMTTQLLYRRLLDMVVVTGGERTRRDLIERDGLEPGRVAAFPIGLDVAHFRPGPPARDLRRELGLPATHLLVGIISYLRTYKGHEYFIEAAGRIAAQRDDVTFVIVGEGPEEQSIRRRIEQSGAAWRIRLLGFRDDLLDVFRSLDVFAIPSVEGDTIPQVLMQALALGIPVVSTTIGSIPDVVIDGQTGYVVPPRDGLALADRIAHLLGDAGLRSRLGANGRALVEGSYSIDKMLDRMEAVYQSLAQSLTRSPAGGSTSGRGG